A single Fusobacterium sp. FSA-380-WT-3A DNA region contains:
- a CDS encoding DMT family transporter, whose amino-acid sequence MNNKGYLLAITAGIIWGTLGLGTLILSNFKLNSSEIAFIRMSFAFVLGIIYIFFTKKDKLKPKYFNKGVILEIILSGVMSQGLLNILYANSVIRVGTITGIMLLATGPLFTILLSKIFFKEKLGITKIMSLIIAFSGTFILVTEGNLETLKFDYIGIVYGILSGLSYGLFPIFNKKIIETLDPVVATTLTFGVATIFLSFFIEKNLFIKIFTNVEIFKSCIFYALIPTLIPYLLYSLSMKFIPPSTASIISLLEIPSAALIGVCLLNEKISFIKGIGILIVLVGIVISKISYKK is encoded by the coding sequence ATGAATAATAAAGGATATTTATTAGCAATAACAGCAGGAATTATTTGGGGAACTTTGGGATTAGGAACATTAATTTTAAGTAATTTTAAGTTAAATTCTTCTGAAATAGCCTTTATAAGAATGAGTTTTGCTTTTGTATTAGGAATAATATATATTTTTTTTACTAAAAAAGATAAATTAAAACCTAAGTATTTCAATAAAGGAGTAATTTTAGAGATTATCTTATCTGGAGTTATGTCTCAAGGATTATTAAATATTCTATATGCTAATTCAGTTATTAGAGTAGGAACGATAACAGGGATAATGTTATTAGCTACAGGACCTTTATTTACAATTTTATTAAGTAAGATTTTTTTTAAAGAAAAATTAGGAATAACTAAAATTATGTCATTAATAATTGCTTTTTCAGGAACTTTTATATTAGTTACAGAGGGAAATTTAGAAACTTTAAAATTTGATTATATTGGGATAGTTTATGGAATTTTATCAGGATTAAGTTATGGATTATTTCCTATTTTTAATAAAAAAATTATAGAAACTTTAGACCCTGTAGTAGCAACAACTTTAACTTTTGGAGTAGCAACAATTTTTTTATCTTTTTTTATAGAGAAAAATTTATTCATAAAAATTTTTACAAATGTTGAAATTTTTAAAAGTTGTATTTTTTATGCATTAATACCAACTTTAATTCCATATTTACTTTATTCATTATCAATGAAATTTATACCACCAAGCACAGCTAGTATAATTTCTCTTTTAGAAATTCCTTCAGCTGCTTTAATAGGTGTATGTTTATTAAATGAAAAAATAAGTTTTATTAAAGGGATAGGAATATTGATTGTTTTAGTAGGAATTGTTATTTCTAAAATTTCATATAAGAAATAA